Proteins from one Ahaetulla prasina isolate Xishuangbanna chromosome 2, ASM2864084v1, whole genome shotgun sequence genomic window:
- the LOC131191397 gene encoding protein regulator of cytokinesis 1-like isoform X4, producing MIDEESHLKEKIEKDIEIQKKQLNVLRYQLGLDPYKVDDGLTILQLEKEYRLALDSAIKEKQERLEKLTQLQRDDQALCTELCVAPYYIPTGTIPNSTQLEEIKEHVTDLLKVKEQRLEEFHKLRREIRLYSKEIGHTPDGSLENNMLCDDEEEGYICLTKKYLEDLQQLIHQLQKKKESLMATKDLLRKQVQLLWDRLQWPQEKQEQFTEMASQCSISEATNMWEEELQTLEEMKKEKVKEIILKVRQDLESYWQKCFYSDEQKAAFQPFYDDNFSEELLNHHDEELFKIKMIYEEAKYLYDSVHKWEAILDDFIELEKKSTDPSRLLNRGGNLLKDERERLKIQKQLSKLGEELKKKIENWEKDHDSDFLIRSQRFLDSMAHQLQHYKLKKDQPKTSVKWEESATPKGAVKRPAHLNTPTTNKIRKVASNLSVLKASSCNNITTNFAVPSKQSFQSKTPSKSTPLYSLNQSSLEERKKSKSANQLSYSDFLKEFAVKSSINNRILNSTLKEN from the exons ATGATTGATGAAGAAAGccacttaaaagaaaaaatagaaaaagacatCGAAATTCAGAAAAAACAGCTGAATGTACTCAGATATCAACTTGGTCTGGACCCTTACAAG GTTGATGATGGGTTAACTATCCTTCAATTAGAGAAGGAATATCGTCTGGCTTTAGATAGTGCTATCAAAGAAAAACAGGAGAGGCTGGAGAAGTTGACACAGCTACAGCGAGACGATCAGGCATTATGTACAGAGCTTTGTGTAGCCCCTTACTACATCCCTACTGGCACTATTCCGAATAGCACACAgctggaagaaataaaagaacatgTAACAGATCTTCTGAAAGTAAAG GAACAAAGGTTAGAAGAGTTTCATAAACTAAGAAGAGAAATCAGACTATATAGTAAAGAAATTGGGCACACACCCGATGGATCACTGGAAAATAATATGTTATGTGACGATGAAGAAGAAGGATATATTTGTCTTACAAAAAAGTATCTTGAAGATCTCCAACAGCTTATCCATCAG TTGCAGAAGAAGAAGGAATCTCTGATGGCCACCAAGGACCTCCTGAGGAAACAAGTTCAACTTCTATGGGACAGGCTTCAGTGGCCACAAGAAAAGCAAGAACAGTTCACGGAAATGGCCAGCCAGTGTTCCATCTCTGAAGCCACGAATATG tgGGAAGAAGAATTACAAACACTGGAAGAGATGAAGAaggagaaagttaaagaaataattttgaaagTCAGGCAAGATCTTGAAAGCTATTGGCAGAAATGCTTTTATTCTGATGAACAAAAAGCTGCGTTTCAGCCCTTTTATGATG ACAATTTCTCAGAAGAATTATTGAATCATCATGATGAAGAactgttcaaaataaaaatgatttatgagGAAGCCAAGTATCTTTATGACAGTGTTCATAAATGGGAGGCCATTCTGGATGACTTCATTGAATTGGAG AAAAAATCAACAGATCCAAGCAGGCTCCTAAACAGGGGGGGTAACCTACTCAAAGATGAACGTGAAAGATTGAAGATTCAGAAACAGTTGTCAAAG TTAggagaagaactgaagaaaaaaattgaaaattgggAGAAGGATCATGATTCAGATTTTCTTATTAGAAGCCAGAGGTTTCTTGATTCCATGGCCCATCAGCTGCAACATTACAAACTTAAAAAAGATCAACCCAAAACA TCAGTGAAGTGGGAGGAATCTGCGACTCCAAAAGGAGCTGTGAAAAGACCTGCCCATTTGAATACTCCAACTACAAACAAGATACgcaaa GTAGCCTCAAACTTAAGTGTACTTAAAGCATCCAGTTGCAATAACATAACAACCAATTTTGCTGTTCCTAGTAAACAGTCATTTCAAAGCAAA ACTCCTTCCAAAAGCACACCTCTATATTCCCTGAACCAATCATCATTAGAAGAGCGCAAGAAAAGCAAATCTGCCAACCAACTTAGTTATTCAGATTTTCTG